CGGCGCAACGCAAGTTCCGGGACCTCCACACCGACCAGATCCGGTCCGGCAAGCGTGACGGGGAGCATGCTCCAGCCTAGCCCGACCGCCACCATCATGCGGATGGTTTCCATATAGTTGGTCTGCAGCCGCGTTTTGAGTTCGAGATGATGGGGGGCGAACGCCTGCCTGATCAGGGTGTGCGTATAGGTGCCGGCCTCGGGCAGGATGGCCGGATACCGGGCGAGATCCGCAGGGCTCGGGGCGGTCAGGCGGGCGAGGGGGTGATCCGGCGCAGCCATCACCATCAGGGGATCGTCCCAGAGGACTTCGGTCTCGATGTGGGCGGCAGGCGTGAGCGGCAGCGTTACCACGGCCAGTTCGAGCAAGCCCTCGGCCACGGCCCCGCAGGCCTGTTCGGAATCGACGAAACGAATGTTCAGTTCGACGGCCGGGAATCCGCGCGCGAACCGGCGCAGGAAAGGCGGCAGTCGGCGCAGGCCGATGTGATGGCTGGTGCCGACTTCGAGCGGTCCGGATACCGGGCCGGATAGATCGGCCACTACCCGACGACAGGCGTCGACGCCTTTGAGGATGTCGCGCGCGCGCGGCAAGAGGGCGCGCCCGGCTTCAGTGAGAACGATCCCGCGTCCGATCCGATCGAACACCGGCGCGCCGAGGTCAGTCTCAAGTGCCGCGATACGTTTGCTCACTGCCGGCTGGGTCAGGTGAAGCCGGTCTGCGGCGCGAGAAAACGAACCTTCGGTAGCGACAGTGACAAAGGCTGCCAAAAGGCTCAGGTCCATCATGAAATCCTGGAATGAAACCGATAAAAAATATGAATTTGAATCATAGCAAACGACGCGGCTAACATGGCCCTAGCAATTCATCGGAGGCTGCGCACATGGCAGGCAAAACGCTTTACCAAAAGATCTGGGACGCCCATGTGGTGGATGTGGACGAGAGCGGTACGGCGCTGCTCTACATCGACCGCCAACTGGTGCATGAGGTCACCTCACCGCAGGCCTTCGACGGGCTGCGGCTTGCCGGTCGCAAACCATGGCGCGTGGGCGCGAATCTGGCGGTGCCGGATCACAATGTCCCGACACGCGGCCGCGCCGGCGGCATCGCCGATCCCATCTCCCGCGCCCAGGTCGAGGCGCTGGACCGCAATTGCCAGGAGTTCGGCATTTCCGAACTCACCATGATGGATCACCGCCAGGGTATCGTGCATGTCATCGGGCCGGAGCAGGGCTTCACGCTGCCGGGCACGACCATCGTCTGCGGCGACTCGCATACCGCCACCCACGGCGCTTTCGGGGCGCTCGCCTTCGGTATCGGCACCAGCGAAGTCGAGCATGTGCTCGCGACCCAGACGCTGCTGCAGAAGCCCTCGCGCACCATGCTGATCCGCGTCGACGGCGCTGTGGCTCCTGGCGTCACGGCCAAGGACATCGTGCTGGCCATCATCGGCAGGATCGGCACCGCCGGCGGTACGGGGTACACCATCGAATTCGGTGGCGATGCCATTCGCGCGCTGTCGATGGAAGGACGCATGACTGTTTGCAACATGGCCATCGAAGCGGGCGCTCGCGCCGGTCTGATTGCCGCCGATGAGAAAACCATCGCCTACGTCAAGGACCGCCCGCAGTCGCCCAAGGGCGCACTGTGGGATCAGGCCGTCGCGGCCTGGCAGGATCTGCACTCCGACGCCGATGCCGAGTTCGACACGGTCGTGCGGCTGGACGCCGCCGCCATCGAGCCTCAGGTCACCTGGGGGACCTCGCCCGAGATGGTCGTTCCCGTCGGCAGCACCGTACCTGATCCCGACCAGGAAGCGAATGCCGTCAAGGCCGAAGGCATGCGCCGCGCGCTGGCCTATATGGGGCTCGAGGCGGGTAAGCCCATCGCGTCGATCGAGCTGGACAAAGTCTTCATCGGTTCCTGCACCAACTCGCGCATTGAGGATTTGCGCGCCGCGGCCGCGGTGGTGAAAGGGCGCCGGGTCTCCAGCCGCCTGAAGCTGGCGCTGGTGGTGCCCGGATCGGGTCTGGTCAAGGCGCAGGCGGAAGCCGAAGGGCTCGACCGCATCTTTACCGAAGCGGGCTTCGAGTGGCGTGAACCGGGCTGCTCTATGTGTCTGGCGATGAACGCCGACCGGCTGGAACCCGGCGAACGCTGCGCGTCGACCAGCAACCGCAACTTCGAGGGCCGGCAGGGGCAGGGCGGGCGCACGCACCTGGTCAGCCCGGCCATGGCCGCCGCGGCCGCGATCGCCGGCCACTTTGTCGATATCCGCCGCTTCGGCTGAGGGAGTTTGAACATGCAGGCATTCACCACCCTGAACGGCTTGGTGGCCCCGCTCGACCGGGCCAACGTCGATACCGACGCGATCATCCCCAAGCAGTTCCTGAAGTCCATCCACCGCACCGGTTTCGGGCCCAATCTGTTCGACGACTGGCGGTACCTGGATCAAGGCGGGCTTGATGTCGACAACGCCACGCGCCGCATCAATCCTGACTTCATTCTGAACCAGCCCCGCTACCAGGGCGCCGAGGTTCTTTTGGCGCGCGAGAATTTCGGTTGCGGTTCCTCGCGCGAGCATGCCGTCTGGGCGCTCGCCAATGCCGGATTCCGCGTCGTGCTGGCACCCAGCTTCGCCGACATTTTCTTCAATAATTGCTTCAAGAACGGCGTGTTGCCCATCGTGCTGCCTGAGGCGGTCATGGATCGGCTGTTCCAGGAGGCGAAGTCCACGCCCGGCTATCGCGTGCGCGTGGATCTCGAGGCGCAAACCATCACGACGCCGGCCGGAGAGGCGATCACCTTCACTGTCGATGCCTTCCGGCGTCACTGCCTGCTCAACGGGCTCGATGATATCGGTCTGACGCTGCAGCGCGCCGATCGCATTCGCGCCTACGAGGCCCGGCGCCGCACCGAGGCGCCCTGGCTCTTTGCCGACTGACACGAGGATTTTTGATTCATGAGCAAACGCATTCTGGTGTTGCCGGGTGATGGAATCGGCCCGGAAATTGTCGCCGAGGCGCTGAAAGTTCTGGACGCGCTGCGGCGTGACCACGGGCTGGCAGTCAGCTGGGAGGAAGGGCTCTTGGGCGGTTGCGCGGTGGACGCGACCGGCGAGCCTTATCCGGCCGCGACGCGAGCGCGCGCCCGCGCCGCCGATGCCGTGCTGTTGGGTGCGGTGGGCGGCCCGCGTTACGATGCGTTGCCGCGTCATCAGCGGCCCGAGCGCGGGCTGCTGGCGATCCGCAAGGATCTGAATCTTTTTGCGAATCTGCGTCCCGCCGTGGTGTTTCCACAGCTCGCCGGTGCGTCCAGCCTCAAGCCCGAGATCGTGGCCGGGCTGGATATCCTGATCGTACGTGAACTCACCGGCGATGTGTATTTCGGCGAGCCGCGCGGGATCGAAACGCGGGAGGGCGAGCGCGTTGGCATCAATACCATGATCTACAGTGAGTCGGAGATCCGTCGCATCGCCCATGTGGCGTTCCAGGCGGCGCAGCGGCGCGATGGCCGGCTGTGTTCGATCGACAAGATGAACGTGCTCGAAAGCACCCAGCTCTGGCGCGACGTCGTCACGGAGGTGGCCGCCGAATATCCGGACGTGACTCTGAGTCATATGCTGGTCGACAATGCGGCCATGCAATTGGTGCGCAATCCGAAGCAGTTCGATGTGATGGTCACCGGTAATCTGTTCGGCGACATTCTGTCCGACGAGGCGTCCATGCTGACTGGTTCCATCGGCATGCTGCCTTCAGCGTCCCTGAATGCCGATGGTAGGGGCCTTTATGAGCCGATCCACGGCTCGGCGCCGGATATCGCCGGACGCGGCGTGGCCAACCCGTTGGCAACGATCCTGTCCGTGGGCATGATGTTGCGCTATAGCCTGGGCGCACCCGATCTGGCTGATCGGGTGGAACGCGCTGTGGCGCGCGTCTTGGATCAGGAGCTGCGCACGGCGGACATCGCCCAGGCAGGCGAGGCTACGGTCGGCACGGTCGCCATGGGCGACGCGGTGGTGGCAGCCTTGGGCTGACCGCGAATCGCGTACGGGATATCAAACGGAACGATTGAGGAGATCGAGAACGATGCGGGTGGGATTCGTCGGCTGGCGTGGCATGGTCGGTTCGGTGCTCATGGCGCGCATGCGCACCGAAGGGGATTTCGAGCGAATTGCCGAGCCGGTATTTTTCTCGACTTCCCAGGCAGGTGGCGCGGCGCCGGAGATCGGGCATCCGCTGCCGCCCCTGCGCGATGCCTATGATCTCGGTGCTCTGGGGGAGATGGATGTGATCGTCACCTGCCAAGGGGGGGATTACACCAAGGCGGTGCACGGCGATCTGCGCGCGGCAGGCTGGCGTGGCTACTGGATCGATGCGGCCTCCACGATGCGCATGGCGGATCAGGCCGTCATCGTGCTCGATCCGGTCAACCGGCCGGTGATCGACGCAGCATTGTCCAGCGGCGTCAAGGACTACGTCGGGGGCAATTGCACGGTGAGCCTGATGCTGATGGCATTGGGCGGTCTGTTTGCCGCCGACGCGGTGGAGTGGGTCAGCTCCATGACCTATCAGGCCGCCTCCGGCGCGGGTGCTCAGAACATGCGCGAACTACTGACGCAGATGGGGCGCCTGCACAGTGCGGTCGCGAATGAACTGGCCGATCCGGCCTCCGGCATTCTCGAAATCGACCGGAAGGTCAGCCAGGCTCTACGCGACGGCGATTTTCCAGCCCGCCAGTTCGGAGTTCCGCTGGCCGGCAGTCTGATCCCCTGGATCGATGTGGGGCTGGAAAACGGTCAAAGCCGCGAAGAATGGAAAGGCCAGGCTGAAACCAACAAGATTCTCGGCTGCAGCGACCGGCCGGTTCCCATCGATGGCTTGTGCGTGCGGATCGGGGCCATGCGTTGCCACAGTCAGGCGCTGACCATCAAGTTGCGCCAGAACCTTCCGCTGGCGGAGATCGAAGCCATGATTGCGGGAGCCAACGACTGGGTGCGCCTGGTGCCGAATGAGCGTGAGCGCACGATGCGGGAACTCACCCCGGCGGCGGTCACCGGACAACTTGAAGTGCCGGTGGGCCGGTTGCGGAAACTCAACCTGGGCCCCGAGTATCTGGCTGCGTTCACGGTTGGGGATCAGCTCCTATGGGGCGCGGCCGAGCCGTTGCGGCGCATGTTGGGCATCGTGCTCGATCGGGCCGCGTGAGACGGCGCTTTTCTCAAACGGGCGCGGCTTCATGTTTTTCATGGCTCGCCGATATGTCGTTTCGGAAGGGCTGCTGGACGCGCCGTTCATTTGGCATCGCAGTGCGCGATATAGTGAAGCGTGCAGGCCGGCTGAGTACGGCCAAGGATGGCTACGGTTAAGAACCGCATCGAGGGGAACATTCGCGTGCAGATCGGGAAGACAACACGTGCCGTATCAGCGGCTTTGATTCTTTTGGCGCCAGCCCTGGCGCATGCCTTGAGTACCGGGGCAATCGAGGGGCGCTCCTATCTCAATCAACCCCTGGAGGCGCGAATTCCCCTGACTTCGGCGACGGCGGGTGAGTTGCACTCATTACGGGTCGATCTGGCCCCGAGTGATGTTTACCAGCGTGCCGGTATCGACTTGGGGGCCGAGCAGGCCAGTCTGCAGTTCCGTGTGGTGCGTGATGCTGCGACGCCCTACATTTTGGTGACCAGCCGCGACAGCATCCGCGATCCTTTCCTCACATTCCTGGTGGAACTCAGTTGGGGAGAGGGGCGGCTGGTGCGTGAGTTCACGCTGCTGCTTGATCCGCCGACCTTGATGGCGCCTGCCGAGATTCCGGAGACGCGTCAGCCGGTTGTGCGAGAGCAGCCGGCCGCAGCGCTGCCGGAGATCACCGAGCCGGAGCCGGTTCAGCCGCCTGAAAAGCCACAGGCCACACAACGTCAGCGTCCACCGCAGCCGACTGATTCGGAGGTTGGGCAGTCGGCACGCGATTCTGAACCGGATCGGTTGAAGGTTCGCCGCGGCGATACACTTTGGGCGATTGCGGGACGCCATCGCGCGGATGCATCGGTCAGCATGAATCAGATGATGCTGGCAATCTATCAGCGCAATCCGGAAGCATTCAACGGTAATATCAATCGACTCAAGGCCGGCGCCATCTTGCGCATGCCGGATGTCGATGAGATTCGCGCCATCTCCCGGGCAGCCGCGCTTGCCGAAGTGCGCCGGCAAAATGAGGAATGGCGAGCCGGTCGCGGTACCCGCCTCGCCAAGGCGACCCCTGCGCCGGCACCCACAGCGCCCGAGCCTGCCGCGCCGGCCGAAGTGGCGCCCAAGGCGCCATCGGTGCCAACACGTCCACGGCTCGAACTGGTCGCGCCCGATGAAAACGATTCCGCGCTGGTGCCGCCGCAAGCGGCGCCGATGATCGACGAGAGCGGCAGCGTAACAGCGGAGGGGAGTGCATCCTCTGCCGGAAGCGACGGCTCACAGACCGGCTCGGATGAGAAGAGCGCGGGTCTGGTTCAGATGGACAGCCCAACCGCGCTGGCCCTGCAAAAGCCATTGGATCCCGTCGGCGGAAGCGACGATACGCCGATGGATGGCCCCGATGCACTACAGCCGCTGCCGCCGCAGATGAATGCGCCGGCAGAGGTTCCGCAAGCAGAAGCTGCCGTCACGCCAGAGCCAACGGACGACCGTTCGCCCTGGTCGCTCATTCTTGCGGGTTTGGCTGCGATGGCCCTTGCCGCTGCGGGTTGGATACTCTGGCGTCGCCGATCTGAAGAGACCGATGCACAGGAGATCGACTTTGTCCTCAATAACGGTGAGTCGGATCCTGACCAATCGATGGATGTCGCGCCGCATGGCCCATCCCGCAAGGAACCGGTACTCGCAATGGGCGGGGACGGGGAGTCCCCATCTACGGAGATAGCCGATCCACTCGAGGATACGCAGTCCGGCCCCGCGCCGCTTTCGCCAGAGTCTCCATTGGGCGTGGATCAGGAAGATCCTTTGGCCGAGGCCGATTTCAATCTGACCTATGGTTTGTACGACGAGGCGCTGGCTGTGGTGGAACAGGCGCTGGCCCGTCAGCCGGATCGCCGGGATCTGAAACTCAAGCGGCTCGAAGTCCTGTTTGCGGCTTCGGATAAGGAGGCCTTTCTTCACCATGCGCAGGCGCTCGCTGCCGAGCCGCATGGCCAGGCCGATTCAGCCTGGGAACGTTGTGCGATCATGGGGCAGCAGATGCTGCCGGACGAACCCTTGTTCCAGGTTTCCGCACCGGCTCTTGGCGGCGATGACTTTCTAGATTTGAATCTGGACCATTCGGCTGCCGGCTCGTCGGATTTCCGTGCGGGTGGATCCGGCGCGGATGATGCGAGCCTGGCACTCGACGCCGAAATGCAAACGGAGGTGCTCGGTCATCCCCGTGGGAGTGCGGCCGGTGAGGATGATTTGTCGTTCGATTTGACCGACGCGGAAGCCGACGCTGGCACGGGCGGCGCGCCTGAGAATACCGTGGAGAAGCATCTGGACATGGCCCGGGTTTATCTCGGGATGGAAGAATATGGCGCGGCGCGGCGCGAGCTTGATCAAGCCTTGCTCGAGGGCACGATCGAGCAACAGGCCGAGGCGCGTGAATTGATGGTACAGGTCGAGAATCGGGTCGGTGTGTCTCCGGATGAGACCGACCAGGCTTTCGTGGTGGATGTGCCGGAAACGGGAACACTCGACATCGAGGATTTCGGAACTCGCGATGATTATGGAACGCGGCTGGATCTTGCGCGGCAGTACTTGGAACTCGATGACGCCGATGGCGCGCGGGTCCTGATCGACGAAGTGATCAAGGGGGGAACCCCCGATCAGCGCCGGGAAGCGGAAACACTGATGGCGCAGCTACCGCCGCGTTTTTGAAGTCGAGTGGCGAGGTGCGATCCAGGCGGGGGGCTCATCGGGCCCCCTGGCTGTTTTTGACGTCGGGCTGCATACGCATGGATGAAGGAAGGGTTGCAGACAGGGCATGCGAATCGTATTGGGGGTCGAGTACGATGGGGCGTCTTTCCAGGGCTGGCAGGCGCAGCGGCACACGACTCGCACCGTACAGTCGACGCTGGAGCGTGCGCTGGGCCGGGTGGCTGCGGCCCCGGTCGAGGTGACGGCGGCCGGGCGCACCGATGCCGGCGTCCACGCTCAAGGACAGGTGGTTCATTTCGACAGTCCTGTGGATCGCCCGGAGGCCGCCTGGGTGTTGGGTGGCAATCGGTATCTTCCCTCAACGATCGCCGTGAAATGGGCGCGCCCCGTTTCCGATCGTTTTCATGCGCGGTTCAGCGCCCAGTGGCGGCGCTATCGCTATCTGATCCACGATGAGCGCGCACGCAGCGCGCTGACGGCCGGCCGCGTAACGTGGTTCCACTATCCGCTGGATGTGGCAAGAATGGCGGCGGCGGGCCAAACGCTGGTCGGAGAGCATGATTTCTCCTCGTTTCGCGGCCAGGAATGCCAAGCCAGATCGCCGATCCGCACGGTGCACTCGCTGAACGTGCAGCGGGAAGGCGCGCTCATCGTCCTGGAGATCCAGGCAAACGCATTTTTGCATCACATGGTGCGCAACATCGCTGGTGTCCTGATGGCGATCGGCAAAGGGGACCGACCCGTATCCTGGGCGGGCGATGTATTGGCTCAGCGCAACCGGATGCTGGGTGGTGTGACCGCGGCTCCGGACGGACTTTATCTGACCGCCGTGGGTTATCCGCGCGAATTTGGGTTGCCTGAACCCGTTCCGGACTTGTGTGCGGGCTTCCCCGATCGCTGGGACCCGACGGCTGAGTTTACAGCAGGGTAGGAAAGTCGCTATTATCG
This sequence is a window from Candidatus Macondimonas diazotrophica. Protein-coding genes within it:
- the leuD gene encoding 3-isopropylmalate dehydratase small subunit; translated protein: MQAFTTLNGLVAPLDRANVDTDAIIPKQFLKSIHRTGFGPNLFDDWRYLDQGGLDVDNATRRINPDFILNQPRYQGAEVLLARENFGCGSSREHAVWALANAGFRVVLAPSFADIFFNNCFKNGVLPIVLPEAVMDRLFQEAKSTPGYRVRVDLEAQTITTPAGEAITFTVDAFRRHCLLNGLDDIGLTLQRADRIRAYEARRRTEAPWLFAD
- the leuB gene encoding 3-isopropylmalate dehydrogenase — protein: MSKRILVLPGDGIGPEIVAEALKVLDALRRDHGLAVSWEEGLLGGCAVDATGEPYPAATRARARAADAVLLGAVGGPRYDALPRHQRPERGLLAIRKDLNLFANLRPAVVFPQLAGASSLKPEIVAGLDILIVRELTGDVYFGEPRGIETREGERVGINTMIYSESEIRRIAHVAFQAAQRRDGRLCSIDKMNVLESTQLWRDVVTEVAAEYPDVTLSHMLVDNAAMQLVRNPKQFDVMVTGNLFGDILSDEASMLTGSIGMLPSASLNADGRGLYEPIHGSAPDIAGRGVANPLATILSVGMMLRYSLGAPDLADRVERAVARVLDQELRTADIAQAGEATVGTVAMGDAVVAALG
- a CDS encoding FimV/HubP family polar landmark protein, whose product is MATVKNRIEGNIRVQIGKTTRAVSAALILLAPALAHALSTGAIEGRSYLNQPLEARIPLTSATAGELHSLRVDLAPSDVYQRAGIDLGAEQASLQFRVVRDAATPYILVTSRDSIRDPFLTFLVELSWGEGRLVREFTLLLDPPTLMAPAEIPETRQPVVREQPAAALPEITEPEPVQPPEKPQATQRQRPPQPTDSEVGQSARDSEPDRLKVRRGDTLWAIAGRHRADASVSMNQMMLAIYQRNPEAFNGNINRLKAGAILRMPDVDEIRAISRAAALAEVRRQNEEWRAGRGTRLAKATPAPAPTAPEPAAPAEVAPKAPSVPTRPRLELVAPDENDSALVPPQAAPMIDESGSVTAEGSASSAGSDGSQTGSDEKSAGLVQMDSPTALALQKPLDPVGGSDDTPMDGPDALQPLPPQMNAPAEVPQAEAAVTPEPTDDRSPWSLILAGLAAMALAAAGWILWRRRSEETDAQEIDFVLNNGESDPDQSMDVAPHGPSRKEPVLAMGGDGESPSTEIADPLEDTQSGPAPLSPESPLGVDQEDPLAEADFNLTYGLYDEALAVVEQALARQPDRRDLKLKRLEVLFAASDKEAFLHHAQALAAEPHGQADSAWERCAIMGQQMLPDEPLFQVSAPALGGDDFLDLNLDHSAAGSSDFRAGGSGADDASLALDAEMQTEVLGHPRGSAAGEDDLSFDLTDAEADAGTGGAPENTVEKHLDMARVYLGMEEYGAARRELDQALLEGTIEQQAEARELMVQVENRVGVSPDETDQAFVVDVPETGTLDIEDFGTRDDYGTRLDLARQYLELDDADGARVLIDEVIKGGTPDQRREAETLMAQLPPRF
- the truA gene encoding tRNA pseudouridine(38-40) synthase TruA, translating into MRIVLGVEYDGASFQGWQAQRHTTRTVQSTLERALGRVAAAPVEVTAAGRTDAGVHAQGQVVHFDSPVDRPEAAWVLGGNRYLPSTIAVKWARPVSDRFHARFSAQWRRYRYLIHDERARSALTAGRVTWFHYPLDVARMAAAGQTLVGEHDFSSFRGQECQARSPIRTVHSLNVQREGALIVLEIQANAFLHHMVRNIAGVLMAIGKGDRPVSWAGDVLAQRNRMLGGVTAAPDGLYLTAVGYPREFGLPEPVPDLCAGFPDRWDPTAEFTAG
- a CDS encoding LysR family transcriptional regulator — encoded protein: MDLSLLAAFVTVATEGSFSRAADRLHLTQPAVSKRIAALETDLGAPVFDRIGRGIVLTEAGRALLPRARDILKGVDACRRVVADLSGPVSGPLEVGTSHHIGLRRLPPFLRRFARGFPAVELNIRFVDSEQACGAVAEGLLELAVVTLPLTPAAHIETEVLWDDPLMVMAAPDHPLARLTAPSPADLARYPAILPEAGTYTHTLIRQAFAPHHLELKTRLQTNYMETIRMMVAVGLGWSMLPVTLAGPDLVGVEVPELALRRQLGLVRHRDRTPSRAMAAFCEMLRTPLEGSHPS
- the asd gene encoding aspartate-semialdehyde dehydrogenase, producing the protein MRVGFVGWRGMVGSVLMARMRTEGDFERIAEPVFFSTSQAGGAAPEIGHPLPPLRDAYDLGALGEMDVIVTCQGGDYTKAVHGDLRAAGWRGYWIDAASTMRMADQAVIVLDPVNRPVIDAALSSGVKDYVGGNCTVSLMLMALGGLFAADAVEWVSSMTYQAASGAGAQNMRELLTQMGRLHSAVANELADPASGILEIDRKVSQALRDGDFPARQFGVPLAGSLIPWIDVGLENGQSREEWKGQAETNKILGCSDRPVPIDGLCVRIGAMRCHSQALTIKLRQNLPLAEIEAMIAGANDWVRLVPNERERTMRELTPAAVTGQLEVPVGRLRKLNLGPEYLAAFTVGDQLLWGAAEPLRRMLGIVLDRAA
- the leuC gene encoding 3-isopropylmalate dehydratase large subunit; this encodes MAGKTLYQKIWDAHVVDVDESGTALLYIDRQLVHEVTSPQAFDGLRLAGRKPWRVGANLAVPDHNVPTRGRAGGIADPISRAQVEALDRNCQEFGISELTMMDHRQGIVHVIGPEQGFTLPGTTIVCGDSHTATHGAFGALAFGIGTSEVEHVLATQTLLQKPSRTMLIRVDGAVAPGVTAKDIVLAIIGRIGTAGGTGYTIEFGGDAIRALSMEGRMTVCNMAIEAGARAGLIAADEKTIAYVKDRPQSPKGALWDQAVAAWQDLHSDADAEFDTVVRLDAAAIEPQVTWGTSPEMVVPVGSTVPDPDQEANAVKAEGMRRALAYMGLEAGKPIASIELDKVFIGSCTNSRIEDLRAAAAVVKGRRVSSRLKLALVVPGSGLVKAQAEAEGLDRIFTEAGFEWREPGCSMCLAMNADRLEPGERCASTSNRNFEGRQGQGGRTHLVSPAMAAAAAIAGHFVDIRRFG